A DNA window from Loxodonta africana isolate mLoxAfr1 chromosome 7, mLoxAfr1.hap2, whole genome shotgun sequence contains the following coding sequences:
- the LOC100675726 gene encoding olfactory receptor 52P1 — translation METPNHTGLDPSVFFLLGIPGLEQFHLWLSLPVCCLGTATIVGNITILVVVATEPALHKPVYLFLCMLSTIDLAASVSTVPKLLAILWCGAGHISASACLAQMFFIHAFCMMESTVLLAMAFDHYVAICHPLRYVTILTDTIIAHIGVVAMVRGSLLMLPCPFLIGRLSFCQSHVIPHTYCDHMAVVKLACGDTRPNRVYGLTAALLVIGVDLFCIGLSYAFIAQAVFHLSSAEARSKALGTCGSHVCVILISYTPALFSFFTHRFGHHVPLHIHILLANVYLLFPPALNPVVYGVKTKEIRESVVSVFQRGQGNLNDPEV, via the coding sequence ATGGAGACTCCTAATCACACTGGCCTGgatccttctgtcttctttctccTGGGCATTCCAGGTCTGGAACAGTTCCATCTGTGGCTCTCACTCCCTGTATGTTGCCTGGGCACAGCCACAATTGTGGGCAACATAACCATTCTCGTTGTTGTTGCCACTGAACCAGCCCTGCACAAGCCTGTGTATCTTTTCCTCTGTATGCTCTCGACCATTGACTTGGCTGCTTCCGTCTCCACTGTTCCCAAGCTACTTGCCATCCTCTGGTGTGGAGCAGGACATATCTCTGCCTCCGCCTGCCTGGCACAAATGTTCTTCATTCATGCCTTCTGCATGATGGAGTCCACTGTGCTGCTGGCCATGGCCTTTGaccactatgtggccatctgccaccCACTTCGCTATGTCACTATTCTCACTGACACCATTATTGCCCACATAGGGGTGGTAGCAATGGTGCGGGGCTCCCTGCTCATGCTCCCATGTCCCTTCCTCATTGGGCGTTTGAGCTTCTGCCAAAGCCATGTCATCCCACACACATACTGTGATCATATGGCTGTGGTGAAACTGGCCTGTGGAGACACCAGACCTAACCGAGTGTATGGGCTGACCGCAGCACTGCTGGTCATTGGGGTTGACTTGTTCTGCATTGGTCTCTCCTATGCCTTCATCGCACAAGCTGTCTTTCACCTCTCATCTGCTGAAGCTCGCTCCAAGGCCCTAGGGACCTGTGGCTCCCATGTATGTGTCATCCTCATCTCTTACACACCAGCCCTCTTCTCCTTTTTTACCCACCGCTTTGGCCATCATGTTCCACTTCATATTCACATTCTTTTGGCCAATGTCTATCTACTCTTCCCACCAGCCCTTAACCCTGTAGTATATGGAGTTAAGACCAAGGAAATTCGAGAAAGCGTTGTCAGTGTGTTTCAGAGGGGGCAGGGAAATCTGAATGATCCAGAAGTATAG